In Calorimonas adulescens, the following are encoded in one genomic region:
- the pcrA gene encoding DNA helicase PcrA, giving the protein MDILEGLNGPQKEAVTTTDGPLLIIAGAGSGKTRVLTHRIAYLINVKKVSPYNILAITFTNKAASEMKDRVEKLLNASVKNMWISTFHSACVRILRDGAERLGYKRSFVIYDTSDSISLIRSCLKELNLDPKYYEPKGLLHTISRAKDSLMDPDTFEKETANDFRSKNVASIYREYQRRLKQLNAMDFDDLIMKTVELFKVHEDFLLQYQNMFRYILVDEYQDTNRAQYELIKILSKRYNNICVVGDDDQSIYGFRGADIRNILDFERDFPNAKVIKLEQNYRSTQKILNAANNLIAHNKGRKGKKLWTEYEGGPDIVLYKAEDERMEARYVVSSIIDLINRGYSSSDIVILYRTNAQSRAFEEELAQYQIGYRVVGSLRFYERKEIKDIMSYLRVIQDPSDEVSLLRIINEPSRGIGEKTIEQLTEYARSNGISLYEAAKFAGDTDLSARQVKGVLSFVNIMDQLISFKDDVSISALVELVLQKTGYLEILKSENTPESESRIENLNEFIGAAKEFEKDNPDLVLEDFLANLALVSDIDSLEDGEGVVMMTVHSAKGLEFPVVFMVGMEDGLFPISRALDNDEDMEEERRLCYVAVTRAKERLIMTYARTRNLYGRTMVCIPSRFIKEIDIPDFAKEPFKKRSMSVEEPGKVASSKEKYAVGMKVMHKMWGSGIIVQVKDMGSDKELAIVFQSVGLKRLSANIAPLKVEEG; this is encoded by the coding sequence ATGGATATTTTAGAAGGGTTAAACGGCCCGCAGAAGGAAGCAGTGACTACTACTGATGGACCACTTTTAATTATTGCAGGGGCAGGGAGTGGAAAAACGAGAGTTTTGACTCATAGGATTGCTTATCTGATAAACGTAAAGAAAGTGTCACCATACAATATATTGGCTATAACATTTACCAACAAGGCCGCCAGTGAGATGAAGGACAGGGTGGAAAAGCTGCTTAATGCATCAGTGAAAAATATGTGGATTTCAACCTTTCATTCGGCCTGCGTCAGGATATTGCGCGATGGAGCGGAAAGGCTTGGATATAAACGGAGCTTTGTCATATATGATACATCTGATTCCATTTCCTTGATAAGGTCCTGTTTGAAAGAGCTTAACCTCGATCCTAAATATTACGAACCAAAGGGATTGCTGCATACCATATCCAGGGCAAAGGACAGTCTGATGGATCCAGATACCTTTGAAAAAGAAACAGCTAACGACTTTCGCAGTAAGAATGTGGCAAGTATATACAGGGAGTATCAAAGGCGTCTTAAACAACTAAACGCTATGGATTTTGATGACCTTATAATGAAGACTGTGGAACTTTTTAAGGTGCATGAAGATTTTCTTCTTCAGTACCAGAACATGTTTCGCTATATACTTGTTGATGAATATCAGGATACAAACCGGGCCCAGTATGAACTCATAAAGATTTTGTCTAAAAGGTACAACAACATCTGTGTTGTTGGTGACGATGACCAAAGCATATATGGTTTTAGGGGGGCTGATATAAGGAATATATTGGACTTTGAAAGGGATTTTCCTAACGCTAAGGTGATAAAACTGGAACAAAATTATCGTTCTACACAGAAGATCTTAAACGCTGCCAATAACCTTATAGCACATAATAAGGGCAGAAAGGGTAAAAAGCTTTGGACTGAATACGAGGGTGGCCCGGATATCGTACTTTATAAGGCTGAAGACGAGCGCATGGAGGCACGGTATGTTGTTTCCAGCATTATTGATTTAATTAATAGAGGTTATTCTTCCTCTGATATAGTTATATTATACAGGACCAATGCCCAGTCCAGGGCTTTTGAGGAAGAGCTGGCACAGTATCAGATTGGCTACAGAGTAGTGGGCAGTTTGAGATTTTATGAAAGGAAAGAGATAAAGGACATAATGTCTTATTTGCGGGTTATACAGGACCCGTCAGATGAGGTAAGCCTGCTGAGGATAATCAACGAACCATCAAGGGGGATTGGAGAAAAAACCATAGAACAGCTCACGGAGTATGCAAGAAGTAATGGCATATCACTTTATGAGGCCGCAAAATTTGCAGGTGATACCGATCTATCGGCAAGACAGGTGAAGGGCGTCTTATCTTTTGTAAACATAATGGACCAACTTATAAGTTTTAAGGATGATGTGTCCATCTCGGCATTGGTGGAGCTGGTGCTTCAAAAGACAGGCTATCTGGAGATATTAAAGAGTGAGAATACACCTGAATCTGAATCAAGGATTGAAAACCTGAATGAGTTTATTGGTGCAGCTAAAGAGTTTGAAAAAGATAACCCCGATCTAGTGCTGGAGGACTTCCTCGCCAATTTGGCGTTGGTTTCCGATATTGACTCCTTAGAAGATGGAGAGGGTGTTGTCATGATGACTGTACATTCTGCCAAGGGTTTAGAGTTTCCTGTGGTGTTTATGGTTGGCATGGAAGACGGGCTTTTTCCCATATCAAGAGCTTTGGACAATGATGAAGACATGGAGGAAGAGAGGCGTCTTTGCTATGTGGCTGTTACCAGGGCCAAAGAGAGGCTTATTATGACTTATGCAAGGACGAGAAATCTTTATGGCAGAACAATGGTATGTATCCCCTCGCGATTCATTAAAGAGATTGATATACCGGATTTTGCCAAAGAGCCTTTTAAAAAACGCAGCATGTCTGTTGAAGAGCCGGGGAAGGTAGCCTCAAGTAAAGAAAAATATGCTGTGGGTATGAAGGTTATGCATAAGATGTGGGGTTCTGGAATAATTGTCCAGGTTAAGGATATGGGTAGCGACAAGGAGCTTGCCATAGTGTTCCAGAGCGTTGGTTTGAAGAGATTGTCTGCCAACATTGCGCCATTAAAAGTCGAGGAGGGTTAG
- a CDS encoding YerC/YecD family TrpR-related protein yields MYESKLKSEAVDELFEAILELKDVEECYRFFEDLCTINEIKEMAQRWQVAKMLREKKTYVEIADKTGASTATISRVNRYLNYGSDGYNIILDRLEQKKKS; encoded by the coding sequence ATGTATGAATCAAAACTCAAGAGTGAGGCTGTGGATGAGCTTTTTGAGGCTATACTGGAGCTTAAAGATGTGGAGGAATGTTACAGATTTTTTGAGGATTTATGCACGATAAATGAAATCAAAGAGATGGCACAGAGATGGCAGGTTGCAAAAATGCTCAGAGAAAAAAAGACCTACGTGGAGATAGCAGATAAAACAGGGGCAAGTACGGCTACCATAAGCAGGGTAAATAGGTATTTGAATTATGGCTCAGACGGTTATAATATTATATTAGACAGGTTAGAGCAAAAAAAGAAAAGCTGA
- a CDS encoding ABC transporter permease, whose protein sequence is MTRYILQRVFAMVLTMVVVITITFILMHAIPGGPFASEKNLPPQIKANIEAKYGLNKPLYQQYFDYWAGLLKGDLGPSYKYPGRTVNDLIEAGFPISAELGSYAILLMLFVGIPAGIISALRQYHWQDHTVMFMATLGVAVPSFVLATLFIYIFSSRLGILPAARWLSWQHKIMPTIALSAYNVSFIARLTRSSMLDVMGQDYIRTARAKGLSETSVVIKHALKNSLIPIVTVLGPLIAAVLTGSFVIEKIFAIPGMGRQFVDSVSNRDYTTIMGVTIFYGAFLVIMNLIVDIVYVFIDPRIKLAD, encoded by the coding sequence ATGACAAGGTACATCCTGCAACGTGTATTCGCCATGGTGTTAACGATGGTAGTTGTTATTACTATTACGTTTATCTTGATGCATGCCATCCCTGGCGGGCCATTTGCTTCAGAGAAGAATCTTCCACCGCAGATCAAGGCTAATATCGAAGCCAAGTATGGTCTGAATAAACCATTGTATCAGCAGTATTTTGACTATTGGGCCGGTTTATTGAAAGGTGACTTGGGACCTTCATACAAGTATCCAGGCAGGACCGTCAATGACCTTATTGAAGCCGGGTTTCCTATTTCTGCTGAATTGGGTTCCTATGCTATCCTGTTGATGCTTTTTGTGGGGATACCTGCCGGTATCATATCAGCACTGAGACAGTATCACTGGCAGGATCATACAGTTATGTTTATGGCTACCCTTGGCGTTGCGGTGCCGAGCTTTGTGCTGGCCACACTGTTTATATATATTTTCTCATCAAGGTTGGGTATTTTACCTGCAGCCAGGTGGCTTTCATGGCAGCACAAGATAATGCCTACCATAGCACTTTCGGCATATAATGTCTCCTTTATAGCAAGGCTTACAAGGTCTTCCATGCTGGATGTCATGGGCCAGGACTATATAAGGACAGCCAGGGCGAAGGGCTTGAGCGAGACTTCCGTAGTTATAAAGCATGCGCTGAAGAACTCATTAATTCCTATTGTTACTGTCCTGGGTCCACTGATTGCGGCTGTGCTGACAGGCAGTTTTGTTATTGAAAAGATATTTGCCATTCCAGGTATGGGTAGGCAGTTTGTAGATAGTGTTTCTAACAGGGATTACACTACAATAATGGGTGTAACAATATTTTATGGTGCATTTCTGGTAATCATGAACCTCATAGTTGATATTGTCTATGTGTTCATTGACCCAAGGATCAAGCTTGCGGATTGA
- the gatA gene encoding Asp-tRNA(Asn)/Glu-tRNA(Gln) amidotransferase subunit GatA, with amino-acid sequence MELYEYSVHELISILDKGETNSVELTESIIENIDKKDGAIGAFLYVDKEGALKAAEKADRLRRDGKSAALLGIPVAIKDNICTEGTKTTCASKMLENFVPPYDATVVKKLKEAGAIIVGKTNMDEFAMGSSTENSAFKKTVNPWNFDRVPGGSSGGSAAAVAASEVPAALGSDTGGSIRQPASFCGVVGLKPTYGRVSRYGLVAFASSLDQIGPFARDVEDAAMLLSVIAGQDEMDSTSVPGRENCFLDGIRDGIKGLKIGLPKEYYGEGVSSDVRESVLAMVKRLEGLGAFVEETSLPYSEYALAAYYIISSAEASSNLARYDGIRYGHRASEYDDLIDLYARSRSEGFGKEVKRRIMLGTYVLSSGYYDAYYKKALKVRTLIKNDFDRAFEKYDVLISPTSPTVAFRFGEKSNPLEMYLADILTVPINIAGLPAISVPCGLASGLPVGLQIIGKPFDEKTILRTAYAVQESTGKLRPEVR; translated from the coding sequence ATGGAGTTATACGAATACAGTGTTCATGAACTCATTTCCATTCTTGACAAGGGTGAGACGAATTCTGTGGAGCTTACAGAAAGTATAATAGAGAATATAGATAAGAAAGATGGGGCTATCGGGGCATTTCTGTATGTGGACAAAGAGGGCGCACTTAAGGCTGCTGAAAAGGCTGATAGGTTGAGGAGAGATGGCAAAAGTGCCGCACTTCTGGGTATCCCGGTGGCAATAAAGGATAATATATGTACAGAGGGTACTAAAACCACATGCGCATCAAAGATGCTGGAGAATTTTGTCCCGCCTTATGATGCTACAGTTGTGAAAAAGTTAAAGGAAGCCGGGGCTATAATTGTTGGGAAAACAAACATGGATGAATTTGCCATGGGTTCATCCACAGAAAATTCAGCTTTTAAAAAGACAGTAAATCCGTGGAACTTTGACAGGGTGCCTGGTGGCTCCAGCGGAGGTTCTGCGGCGGCAGTGGCTGCATCAGAAGTCCCTGCAGCATTAGGTTCTGATACCGGTGGTTCTATAAGGCAGCCTGCCTCGTTTTGTGGAGTTGTGGGGTTAAAACCTACATATGGGCGTGTCTCCAGATATGGGCTTGTGGCCTTTGCTTCTTCGCTGGATCAGATAGGGCCGTTTGCAAGGGATGTGGAAGATGCTGCAATGCTTTTGAGTGTCATTGCCGGACAAGATGAGATGGACTCCACGTCAGTCCCCGGGAGAGAAAATTGTTTTCTGGATGGGATAAGGGATGGTATTAAGGGACTTAAGATAGGTCTGCCAAAGGAGTATTATGGTGAGGGCGTCAGCAGTGATGTAAGGGAGTCGGTCCTTGCTATGGTTAAAAGGTTAGAGGGCCTTGGTGCCTTTGTGGAGGAGACAAGCCTTCCGTACAGTGAATATGCTTTGGCTGCGTATTATATTATTTCGTCAGCGGAGGCCAGCTCAAACCTGGCAAGGTATGACGGGATAAGATATGGGCACAGGGCCTCAGAGTATGATGACCTGATAGACCTCTATGCCCGTTCCAGGAGTGAAGGTTTCGGGAAAGAGGTAAAGCGCAGGATAATGCTTGGCACCTATGTATTGAGTTCTGGATATTATGATGCTTATTATAAAAAGGCGCTAAAGGTAAGGACGCTTATAAAGAACGACTTTGACAGGGCCTTTGAGAAATACGATGTGCTTATCTCTCCAACGTCACCAACGGTGGCCTTCAGGTTTGGAGAGAAGTCGAATCCATTAGAGATGTACCTGGCCGATATCCTTACCGTGCCTATAAATATTGCGGGGTTACCTGCCATATCGGTTCCATGTGGCCTGGCCAGCGGCCTACCTGTCGGACTACAAATAATAGGCAAGCCTTTTGATGAGAAGACCATACTGAGGACTGCCTATGCCGTACAGGAAAGTACTGGTAAATTAAGACCGGAGGTGAGATAA
- the ligA gene encoding NAD-dependent DNA ligase LigA yields the protein MDKEQAAKRINELRDIINHHNYMYYVLDSPEISDAEFDNLMRELIELERQYPEYLTPDSPTQRVGGEVLEGFAEYVHTLPLLSLSDVFDEGELRDFDRRVRREVGDTEYVVEVKIDGLSCALRYENGIFVQGATRGNGFVGEDVTANLKTIRSIPLKLEEPVSLEVRGEVYMPKRSFLMLNELREQNGEPLFANPRNAAAGSLRQLDPKITASRNLDIFIFNLQRVEGKNFTTHIETLEYLKEMGLKIIPYYVKCDNIDQVLEQVHIWESKRNELDFAVDGLVIKVNDLAKREILGSTSKSYRWAIAYKYPAEMAKTRIKDIIVQVGRTGALTPTALLEPVKLAGSTISRATLHNEDYIKMKDIKIGDWVYIRKAGEIIPEVVEPLIEERTGEEKDFAMPDTCPECGAKVVRLPGEAVTRCTGLSCPAQIKRQLEHFASKEAMDIDGMGPAVISQLVDKGLVKNIADIYYIGYQDILNLERMGKKSAENLINAIEDSKGRDLDRLINGLGIRLVGSKAAKILAEAYKDIKSLMKAGAEELTSIPEIGPKIAESIVDFFSEKQNIAIINRLIEAGVNTRKIEEVHETLLAGKTFVITGTLKDFTREEAANIIEQLGGKVTGSVSKKTNYLICGENPGSKLDKARELNVTIISEDDFKKMIAI from the coding sequence ATGGACAAAGAGCAGGCCGCCAAGAGGATAAATGAACTAAGGGATATAATAAACCATCACAATTATATGTATTATGTACTTGATTCTCCGGAGATATCCGATGCAGAATTTGACAATTTGATGAGGGAACTCATTGAGTTAGAGAGACAATATCCAGAATATCTCACGCCGGATTCTCCTACACAAAGGGTAGGGGGAGAGGTGTTAGAGGGGTTTGCAGAATATGTTCATACTTTACCGCTCCTGAGCCTTAGCGATGTGTTCGATGAAGGCGAGCTGAGAGATTTTGACAGAAGGGTGAGAAGAGAGGTTGGAGACACAGAATATGTTGTTGAAGTGAAGATAGATGGTCTTTCCTGTGCATTGAGATACGAAAATGGTATATTTGTACAGGGGGCTACAAGGGGCAATGGTTTTGTAGGGGAAGACGTTACGGCGAATCTTAAAACCATAAGGTCTATACCGCTAAAATTAGAAGAACCAGTCTCTCTTGAGGTGCGCGGAGAGGTATACATGCCAAAGAGGAGCTTTTTGATGCTCAATGAACTCCGTGAACAAAATGGAGAGCCCCTCTTTGCCAATCCTCGAAATGCGGCTGCTGGTTCGTTAAGACAGCTTGATCCAAAAATAACGGCATCTAGAAATTTAGATATTTTTATATTTAACCTGCAGAGGGTGGAGGGAAAGAATTTTACAACCCATATAGAAACACTGGAATATTTAAAGGAGATGGGGTTAAAAATAATCCCGTATTATGTGAAATGCGATAATATTGACCAGGTCCTTGAGCAGGTACATATATGGGAATCAAAAAGAAATGAACTGGATTTTGCTGTAGATGGTCTGGTGATAAAGGTAAATGACCTGGCTAAAAGGGAGATCCTGGGCAGCACTTCTAAATCATACAGATGGGCTATAGCGTACAAGTATCCTGCTGAAATGGCAAAGACCAGAATAAAGGATATAATAGTGCAGGTGGGAAGGACAGGGGCACTAACACCAACAGCCCTCCTCGAACCGGTTAAACTGGCAGGTTCTACTATTAGCAGGGCTACATTGCACAATGAGGATTATATAAAGATGAAGGACATAAAGATAGGTGACTGGGTATATATCCGGAAGGCAGGTGAGATAATCCCTGAGGTCGTTGAACCACTAATAGAAGAACGAACGGGCGAAGAGAAAGACTTTGCTATGCCTGATACGTGTCCGGAGTGTGGTGCAAAAGTGGTCAGGCTGCCTGGAGAAGCTGTGACACGCTGTACTGGGTTGAGCTGTCCCGCTCAGATAAAAAGACAGCTTGAACACTTTGCCTCTAAAGAGGCTATGGATATTGATGGAATGGGCCCTGCTGTAATTTCACAATTAGTAGATAAAGGACTTGTAAAAAACATTGCCGACATTTATTATATAGGATATCAGGATATATTAAACCTTGAGAGGATGGGGAAAAAGTCTGCAGAAAACCTGATAAATGCCATTGAAGATAGCAAGGGAAGGGACTTAGATAGGCTTATAAATGGTCTTGGCATAAGATTGGTGGGCAGTAAAGCAGCAAAAATTCTTGCTGAGGCATATAAGGACATTAAGAGCCTCATGAAGGCAGGTGCTGAAGAACTTACCTCAATACCTGAGATAGGGCCAAAGATAGCCGAAAGCATAGTTGATTTTTTCTCTGAGAAACAAAACATTGCTATCATTAACAGGCTTATTGAAGCGGGTGTCAATACGAGAAAGATAGAAGAAGTTCATGAGACTTTGCTGGCTGGCAAGACCTTTGTGATAACAGGTACTCTGAAAGACTTTACCAGGGAGGAGGCGGCAAACATTATTGAACAACTTGGTGGCAAGGTGACAGGAAGCGTGAGCAAAAAGACTAACTATCTGATTTGTGGTGAAAACCCGGGGTCTAAACTGGACAAAGCAAGAGAGCTCAATGTGACTATAATTAGCGAGGATGATTTTAAAAAGATGATTGCTATTTAG
- the gatC gene encoding Asp-tRNA(Asn)/Glu-tRNA(Gln) amidotransferase subunit GatC: MEIDRQTVDYVAKLARLYLDDKAMEDLREDLSQIVGYVTKLQELNTEDVEQTAHVLPLNNVFREDIVRQSMDRDRVLSNTDYKKDGFFEVPKVFD; this comes from the coding sequence ATGGAGATCGATAGACAGACAGTGGATTATGTTGCAAAGCTGGCCAGGCTTTATCTTGACGATAAGGCCATGGAAGACCTGCGTGAAGACCTTTCTCAAATAGTAGGGTATGTGACAAAACTTCAGGAGTTAAACACTGAAGATGTGGAGCAGACAGCACATGTGCTTCCGCTAAATAACGTCTTTAGAGAGGATATCGTAAGGCAGTCTATGGACAGGGACAGGGTATTATCCAACACGGATTATAAAAAAGATGGCTTTTTTGAAGTGCCAAAAGTCTTTGATTGA
- the gatB gene encoding Asp-tRNA(Asn)/Glu-tRNA(Gln) amidotransferase subunit GatB translates to MEFEAVIGLEVHAELLTESKIFCSCTTEFGGEPNTHCCPVCLGLPGTLPVLNKKAVEYAIRAGLALNCNIARFSKMDRKNYFYPDLPKAYQISQYDLPLCRDGYVEIETENGVKKIGIIRVHLEEDAGKLIHDEGAGSSLVDYNRTGVPLIEIVSYPDMRTPEEARLYLAKLKSILEYTEVSDCKMQEGSLRVDTNISVRPVGSSAFGTKVELKNLNSFRAVYRALEYEFKRQAEAIKNGEEITQETRRWDENKGITVSMRSKEEAHDYRYFPEPDIVPIVVDDEWIEDIRRNIPELPQQKRERFINDLGLPPYDAGVITSDKALSDFFERCVELYDNPKTISNWVMGEILRAMKDSDIEASNLPVKPEQLVMLQELVDDGTISISIAKRVFDIMFKTGENPDDIVRKEGLAQISDEGALREIVIKTIKNNPKSVEDFLGGKEKAMGFLIGQVMKETKGKANPQMINEIMKEELSKISKN, encoded by the coding sequence ATGGAGTTTGAAGCGGTAATAGGATTGGAGGTTCATGCAGAGCTTTTGACGGAGTCTAAGATATTTTGCAGCTGTACCACAGAATTCGGTGGAGAGCCTAATACCCACTGTTGCCCTGTATGTCTTGGATTGCCGGGGACATTGCCTGTTCTAAACAAAAAAGCTGTAGAATATGCTATAAGGGCGGGACTGGCATTAAACTGCAATATAGCAAGATTCAGCAAGATGGACAGGAAGAATTATTTTTATCCGGATCTGCCAAAAGCGTACCAGATTTCTCAGTATGACCTCCCTTTATGCAGGGATGGGTATGTGGAGATAGAGACAGAGAATGGTGTAAAGAAAATAGGCATAATAAGGGTGCATTTAGAAGAGGATGCTGGAAAACTTATCCATGATGAAGGCGCCGGCAGCTCCCTTGTAGACTATAACAGGACAGGGGTGCCTCTTATTGAAATCGTGTCTTACCCGGACATGAGGACACCGGAAGAGGCCAGGCTGTACCTTGCAAAGCTCAAGAGCATACTGGAGTACACAGAGGTATCTGACTGCAAGATGCAGGAGGGTTCTTTACGTGTTGATACGAATATATCAGTAAGACCTGTAGGTAGTTCTGCCTTTGGGACAAAGGTAGAGCTTAAAAACCTCAATTCTTTTAGGGCTGTCTATAGGGCACTGGAGTATGAGTTTAAGAGACAGGCTGAAGCAATTAAAAACGGTGAGGAGATAACCCAGGAGACAAGGCGCTGGGACGAAAACAAAGGTATAACTGTATCCATGCGTTCTAAAGAGGAGGCCCACGACTACCGATACTTTCCTGAGCCTGATATTGTGCCTATAGTGGTAGATGATGAATGGATAGAGGACATAAGACGCAATATACCGGAGCTTCCACAGCAAAAAAGAGAGAGGTTTATAAATGACTTAGGGCTTCCGCCGTATGATGCAGGAGTCATAACCTCAGATAAGGCCCTATCTGACTTTTTTGAGAGGTGTGTGGAACTCTATGACAATCCAAAGACTATAAGCAACTGGGTGATGGGAGAGATACTGAGGGCGATGAAGGATTCAGATATAGAAGCATCAAATCTTCCTGTGAAACCAGAGCAGCTTGTCATGCTGCAAGAACTTGTAGATGATGGCACCATAAGTATAAGTATAGCCAAGAGGGTGTTTGACATCATGTTTAAGACCGGCGAGAATCCGGATGATATAGTAAGGAAGGAGGGACTGGCCCAGATCAGTGATGAAGGTGCCTTACGCGAGATTGTAATTAAGACTATTAAAAATAATCCTAAATCGGTAGAGGATTTCCTCGGTGGTAAGGAAAAGGCCATGGGCTTTTTGATAGGCCAGGTGATGAAAGAGACTAAGGGTAAGGCAAACCCACAGATGATAAATGAAATAATGAAGGAAGAATTAAGCAAGATAAGCAAGAATTGA